The Saprospiraceae bacterium genome includes a window with the following:
- the hypB gene encoding hydrogenase nickel incorporation protein HypB, with amino-acid sequence MANLRVPKSNKNARGTVACDNTTMHLLQANDFVADAIRKNIADRNILMVNVVSSAGSGKTSLMQETVKRLGQEINIAVLVGDLETERDAERIRHVGGNALQIVTGGICHLEAQMIWQAMQSINLDGVELLFVENVGNLVCPASFDLGEDYRVTLIATTEGDDKPKKYPKMFLTSELMVVSKSDLLPYLPFSVEAVTKDAQEINANLEVITISSMNGDGMDKWCDWLKTRVEEKKAEKVLT; translated from the coding sequence ATGGCAAATCTCAGAGTTCCCAAATCCAATAAAAATGCTCGTGGCACCGTGGCTTGTGACAATACTACCATGCACCTTCTCCAGGCCAATGATTTTGTTGCAGATGCCATCAGAAAAAATATTGCCGATAGAAATATACTTATGGTCAATGTGGTCTCTTCTGCTGGGAGCGGAAAAACGAGCCTTATGCAAGAGACTGTAAAAAGATTGGGACAAGAAATAAATATCGCAGTGCTAGTAGGCGATTTAGAAACGGAGCGGGATGCCGAAAGAATCCGTCATGTAGGTGGAAATGCCTTACAAATCGTAACTGGAGGTATCTGCCATCTTGAAGCTCAGATGATATGGCAAGCTATGCAATCTATCAATCTAGATGGTGTGGAATTACTTTTTGTTGAAAATGTAGGTAATCTCGTATGTCCTGCGTCTTTTGATCTTGGCGAAGATTATAGAGTAACCTTAATAGCTACAACCGAAGGAGATGACAAACCCAAAAAATATCCAAAAATGTTTCTGACCAGCGAACTTATGGTCGTTTCTAAATCTGATTTATTGCCTTATCTTCCTTTTAGTGTAGAAGCTGTAACCAAAGATGCTCAGGAAATCAATGCAAACCTGGAAGTCATCACCATCTCAAGCATGAATGGTGACGGAATGGATAAATGGTGCGATTGGCTCAAAACCAGGGTAGAAGAGAAAAAAGCAGAGAAAGTATTGACTTAA